A stretch of the Raphanus sativus cultivar WK10039 unplaced genomic scaffold, ASM80110v3 Scaffold0169, whole genome shotgun sequence genome encodes the following:
- the LOC130501344 gene encoding uncharacterized protein LOC130501344 has product MTCKTDAAFDHGTMRAGFAWIFTVPTGFCFHQGSATEDSISSLLMAEAIALRHGVTTAVELGLQKLIFLSDNQTLIRAINNDTQVKEIFGIVKDIQRLSSDSVGFTFSHISRSSNVAADSLAKRSLSSLLY; this is encoded by the coding sequence ATGACATGCAAAACAGACGCGGCTTTTGATCATGGAACAATGAGGGCAGGATTCGCTTGGATCTTCACTGTTCCAACAGGGTTTTGCTTTCACCAAGGATCAGCTACAGAAGACAGTATCTCATCGCTGTTAATGGCGGAAGCAATCGCACTCCGACACGGGGTCACCACTGCAGTAGAACTAGGGCTCCAGAAGCTCATCTTTCTATCTGACAATCAAACGCTCATCAGAGCTATAAACAACGACACTCAGGTAAAGGAAATCTTTGGAATTGTGAAAGACATTCAAAGACTCTCCTCTGATTCTGTCGGTTTCACTTTCTCTCATATCTCTCGATCATCAAATGTCGCTGCCGATAGTTTGGCAAAACGATCTCTGTCTTCTTTGTTGTATTAA